From a single Nostoc sp. MS1 genomic region:
- a CDS encoding transcription factor RcaD produces MDTNELKFLLKLLGFPNYRTGLSAFSSFKGKDKICRELGDRELVDYSREIATVKILPAGQALLKLPSGELPITDKELKLLEKISKATGKIAPSKITSLKAAERDAILKTLNERGLIETELQRKKNGSEVWLTERGIELLRDDYNPVGKANISLDLLNNYLRFLRKTLPLKSEPVSLVYTPIFESSIETIININDEEILQTIEKLDKELGTENYLPIFHLREKLQPPLSRDELDQALYRLQKNDLIELSTLLDPTPYTPEQLNTGIPQNIGGSLFFISVN; encoded by the coding sequence ATGGATACAAATGAATTAAAGTTCCTCCTAAAGTTATTGGGATTTCCCAATTACCGAACAGGACTAAGTGCCTTTAGTAGTTTTAAAGGTAAAGATAAAATTTGCCGAGAATTGGGCGATCGCGAACTGGTAGACTATTCGCGGGAAATTGCCACAGTCAAGATTTTACCTGCTGGTCAAGCCCTGCTGAAACTCCCATCAGGTGAGTTACCCATCACTGACAAAGAACTCAAGCTACTGGAGAAAATCAGTAAAGCTACTGGTAAAATCGCACCCAGCAAAATTACCTCGCTAAAAGCTGCTGAACGAGACGCGATATTAAAAACCCTCAATGAAAGAGGATTGATTGAAACTGAATTGCAACGTAAAAAAAATGGATCTGAGGTTTGGTTAACTGAAAGAGGAATCGAGTTGTTGCGAGATGACTACAACCCAGTAGGTAAAGCAAACATTAGCTTAGATTTGCTAAACAACTATCTCCGGTTTTTACGCAAGACTTTGCCGCTTAAGTCAGAACCAGTATCTCTTGTTTATACTCCTATTTTTGAATCATCAATTGAAACGATTATAAATATCAATGATGAAGAAATTTTACAAACTATTGAGAAATTAGACAAAGAACTGGGTACAGAAAATTATTTACCTATCTTCCATCTAAGAGAAAAATTACAACCACCACTTTCAAGAGATGAATTAGATCAGGCTTTGTATCGTTTGCAAAAGAATGATCTAATTGAACTGAGTACATTGTTAGATCCAACACCATATACACCAGAACAATTAAATACTGGCATTCCTCAAAATATAGGCGGTTCGTTGTTTTTTATCAGTGTTAATTAA
- a CDS encoding ATP-binding protein — MTSINDIIKKEINPFDLVNLKSGNFWSENQSFESVVESIHQEAISEIEGLLDLVEKDHRSRTVLLTGDSGSGKSYLLARLKLKFNSRAFFAYISPWTDNDYIWRHILRYTVDSLIQVPNGQQESQLVLWLKSLSTFTKQSLKKRIFNHSLWELLLSDRQTFIKELKKTYKQVGIYNPDIFFGILHDLTEPELYPLACEWLRGDDLSEDSKAVLKVKHCIDSEDAAKNILANFGKISTDNQPIVLCFDQVESQASWDSNPQPIFNINTTIHNDNLRNFLIIISIVQSEWRQKGSRILQSDKARIDKQVTLKPINLTQAESLWIYHLNSLHQKANVNPDSPVFPLNKESLEKNFPGGKTLPRNTLILGRYEYQKYKISLLENEEIISPHFVNNPSSKPEIIDTGKVNIPLFKKPDGTIIISPPPPPPDNIEQVQAEFHLLWQKEYKKNQEKYSKISLLSSPDLIGMLQQALIALQIQGIKLKLLSGKYASYSLSYQQPVKQERAGIVWTEDAGMATFFHIMNACQRVIQQNLCQTLYLIRIGGVGTSKLAGNQIYQEIFNHTNHHHIRPNLTSVHYLVTYQNLVNSVLSQELVLTSKRRAINLQELQSLIWESKILHKCDLLQELGIIPKEKTEPDKGNRTRKDLHLVKDFLFSLVKTQSFMGVPTLIKNVVDQFPNVQENDVQLLIELLCQEKKVKVINPKGNFQDKLICLIAY; from the coding sequence ATGACATCAATTAACGACATTATTAAAAAAGAGATTAATCCCTTTGACCTTGTAAACTTAAAATCGGGTAATTTTTGGAGTGAAAATCAAAGCTTTGAGTCTGTGGTTGAGTCAATTCATCAAGAAGCCATAAGTGAGATTGAAGGATTATTAGACTTAGTAGAAAAAGATCATCGTAGCCGTACTGTTTTACTTACAGGTGATTCCGGCTCTGGTAAAAGTTATTTACTTGCTAGACTCAAACTTAAGTTCAATTCTAGAGCTTTTTTTGCCTATATAAGTCCTTGGACTGACAACGATTATATTTGGCGGCATATTTTACGTTACACAGTTGATAGCTTAATTCAAGTACCAAATGGACAACAAGAATCTCAATTAGTATTGTGGCTGAAAAGTTTATCCACTTTTACTAAGCAGAGCCTAAAAAAGCGCATTTTTAATCATAGTTTGTGGGAATTATTACTTAGTGATCGCCAAACTTTTATTAAAGAACTTAAGAAAACGTATAAACAAGTAGGTATCTATAATCCTGACATATTTTTTGGCATACTACATGACCTTACTGAGCCAGAATTATATCCTTTAGCCTGCGAATGGTTACGAGGCGATGACTTAAGTGAAGATTCAAAGGCTGTATTAAAAGTTAAACACTGTATTGATAGTGAAGATGCGGCAAAGAATATTTTAGCCAACTTTGGTAAAATATCTACTGATAATCAACCAATAGTTTTATGCTTTGATCAAGTTGAAAGTCAAGCAAGTTGGGATTCAAATCCTCAACCCATTTTTAATATTAACACTACAATTCATAATGATAATCTCAGAAATTTTCTCATTATCATAAGTATAGTTCAGTCAGAGTGGAGACAAAAGGGTAGCCGAATTTTACAGTCTGATAAAGCTAGAATTGACAAGCAAGTAACACTAAAACCTATAAATTTAACTCAAGCAGAATCGCTTTGGATATATCATCTAAACTCCCTACATCAAAAAGCTAATGTCAATCCTGATTCACCCGTTTTTCCTTTAAATAAGGAATCCTTAGAAAAAAATTTTCCAGGTGGTAAAACCCTGCCGAGAAATACACTTATCTTAGGTCGTTATGAGTATCAAAAATATAAAATTTCCCTGTTAGAAAATGAAGAAATAATTTCACCACATTTTGTTAATAATCCATCCTCGAAACCAGAAATAATAGACACAGGAAAAGTTAATATACCTTTATTTAAAAAGCCTGATGGTACAATAATTATCTCTCCACCTCCTCCACCTCCAGATAATATTGAGCAAGTTCAGGCAGAATTTCATCTGCTGTGGCAGAAAGAATATAAGAAAAATCAGGAGAAATATAGCAAAATTTCATTGTTATCATCACCTGATTTAATAGGGATGTTACAACAAGCATTAATTGCTTTACAAATCCAGGGAATTAAGCTGAAACTATTAAGTGGAAAGTATGCTAGTTATTCTTTGAGTTATCAACAGCCTGTCAAGCAAGAAAGAGCAGGTATAGTATGGACTGAAGATGCAGGCATGGCAACCTTTTTTCATATCATGAATGCTTGCCAAAGAGTTATTCAACAGAATTTATGTCAAACTCTATATTTAATTAGAATCGGAGGAGTAGGAACATCAAAATTAGCTGGTAATCAAATATACCAAGAAATTTTTAATCATACCAACCATCATCACATAAGACCCAACCTGACTTCGGTTCACTACTTAGTAACATACCAAAATTTGGTAAATTCTGTACTGTCTCAAGAATTAGTATTGACGAGTAAACGTAGAGCAATTAACTTACAAGAATTACAATCTTTAATTTGGGAATCAAAAATTTTACACAAGTGTGATTTATTACAGGAGTTGGGAATTATTCCTAAAGAAAAAACTGAACCAGATAAGGGCAATAGAACAAGAAAAGATTTGCACTTAGTAAAAGATTTCTTGTTTAGTTTAGTGAAAACACAGAGCTTTATGGGTGTACCTACTTTAATTAAAAATGTGGTTGATCAGTTTCCTAATGTTCAAGAAAATGATGTCCAACTCTTAATTGAGCTTTTATGCCAAGAGAAGAAAGTGAAAGTTATCAACCCAAAGGGTAATTTTCAAGATAAATTAATTTGCTTGATTGCGTATTAG
- a CDS encoding DNA translocase FtsK, protein MHYLKEAPEIIDVISQLATAKTLWLDTEIAHWYTSSPKLSLIQVLAKPIDTTGATAYILDVLNKPDLAKYFINQIMVNSHITKVFHNASFDIKYLGGQIAKNVICTLQLARKISRKHLQTSNLKLKTLAVELCNFSNVDIEEQSSDWGKRPLSQKQLQYAAMDTVYLAAVHRRLLEISSPHAVDNIFLPNNDLNQPTKEMENPSLSVTKVRIAFECPRLFYLNHQFGDKPIFLPQNTAIGIGNPFHQLADKFVNLIIVEPEFKNLFKPAVSQINIDEITSAVQQKFYQLEFFPYLQIAIQKDGNQAQALLQIWQGLQGLIKRFTELLLLNRKYCYADTVISNTFLLTERSIEHYFTLPDGTQQKIRGEFDCLVFNFELNRLCVVEFKTYQPVDPSAQLAQVALYSYILHQKKKVPVDSAVYCVLPEFKEYHYSWEDLENTVHQLIPHKLLQMQQWLAWESANPNPPPRTTQPHLCEICPQQQKCQTFFDGVISDPSQLPLEREELINIDASTNDLKDTSKVNIQPSPNAEKIGEGLINTLQSFGVGVDYMGAAVGPSFIRVKLKPNLGVKVNSLLRLSNDLQVQLGLADKPLITPQAGYVSIDLPRPDRQVASFRDYIQPQKLPATAPIKIAIGVNLEGELIEANLSDPNTCHFLVGGTTGSGKSEFLRSLLLSLLYRYSPQHLKIALVDPKRVTFPEFERMAWLYSPVVKDSDRATELMEELVIEMESRYQQFEKASCADLTAYNQRSQKPLPRIACIFDEYADFMAEKEVRKALEQSIKRLGAMARAAGIHLIIATQRPEAGVVTPIIRSNLPGRVALRTASEADSKIVLGGTETSAAYLLGKGDLLYQIGPQLHRLQSLFAKTIQIPSI, encoded by the coding sequence ATGCACTACCTCAAAGAAGCGCCAGAAATCATCGATGTCATATCCCAATTAGCAACAGCTAAGACACTTTGGTTAGATACAGAAATAGCTCATTGGTATACCTCGTCTCCTAAATTGTCGCTGATTCAGGTATTGGCTAAACCAATAGACACAACAGGCGCAACAGCTTATATTCTTGATGTACTGAATAAACCAGATTTGGCAAAATACTTTATCAACCAAATCATGGTTAATTCTCATATTACAAAAGTTTTTCATAATGCTAGTTTTGATATTAAATATTTAGGTGGACAAATAGCTAAAAATGTTATCTGTACTTTACAACTAGCCAGGAAAATTAGTCGCAAACATCTGCAAACTTCTAACTTAAAATTAAAAACTTTAGCAGTCGAACTATGTAATTTCTCTAACGTAGATATAGAAGAACAATCAAGCGACTGGGGAAAACGACCACTTAGCCAAAAGCAGTTACAATATGCGGCGATGGATACAGTTTATCTAGCAGCTGTGCATCGTCGTTTACTGGAAATATCTAGTCCTCATGCTGTCGATAATATTTTTCTACCAAATAATGATTTAAATCAGCCAACAAAAGAAATGGAAAATCCATCTTTAAGCGTGACTAAAGTAAGAATCGCTTTTGAATGTCCTCGATTATTTTATCTAAATCATCAATTTGGTGATAAGCCAATATTTCTACCACAAAATACCGCTATTGGTATTGGCAATCCATTTCATCAGTTAGCCGATAAATTTGTTAACTTAATTATTGTTGAGCCAGAATTTAAAAATTTATTTAAACCAGCAGTATCACAAATTAATATAGATGAGATTACTTCAGCAGTTCAACAAAAATTTTATCAACTAGAATTTTTTCCCTATTTACAAATAGCAATTCAAAAAGATGGAAACCAAGCGCAAGCACTCCTACAAATCTGGCAGGGGTTACAAGGGCTAATTAAACGCTTTACAGAATTGCTATTACTGAATCGAAAATACTGCTATGCAGACACAGTTATTAGTAATACTTTTTTGTTGACAGAACGCAGCATTGAGCATTATTTTACCTTACCTGATGGAACTCAGCAAAAGATTAGAGGTGAATTTGATTGTTTAGTGTTTAATTTTGAGTTAAATCGGCTGTGTGTAGTGGAGTTTAAAACCTATCAACCTGTAGACCCTTCCGCACAATTGGCGCAGGTTGCACTATACAGTTATATATTGCATCAAAAGAAAAAGGTTCCTGTCGATTCAGCCGTTTACTGTGTATTACCTGAGTTTAAAGAGTATCACTATTCCTGGGAAGACCTAGAAAATACAGTACATCAATTAATCCCTCACAAATTATTACAGATGCAGCAATGGTTGGCTTGGGAATCAGCAAATCCTAACCCACCACCGCGAACAACTCAGCCTCATCTATGTGAAATTTGTCCCCAGCAGCAAAAGTGTCAGACGTTTTTTGATGGTGTTATATCTGATCCCTCCCAACTCCCCTTAGAAAGGGAGGAATTGATTAATATTGATGCTTCTACAAACGATTTAAAGGACACATCTAAAGTAAATATTCAGCCATCACCCAATGCTGAAAAAATAGGGGAAGGTTTAATTAATACCTTGCAATCTTTTGGTGTTGGTGTTGACTATATGGGTGCGGCTGTTGGTCCGAGTTTTATCAGAGTGAAGCTAAAACCTAATTTGGGTGTGAAAGTAAATTCACTGCTGAGATTATCAAATGACTTGCAAGTGCAATTGGGGTTAGCAGACAAACCTTTAATTACTCCACAAGCTGGGTATGTCAGCATTGACTTACCGCGTCCAGATAGACAGGTTGCTAGTTTTAGAGATTACATTCAACCACAAAAGTTACCTGCAACAGCACCGATAAAAATCGCTATTGGGGTAAACCTAGAAGGAGAATTAATAGAGGCTAATTTATCTGATCCTAATACCTGTCACTTTTTAGTGGGTGGGACAACTGGTAGCGGTAAAAGCGAATTTTTGCGATCGCTCCTCCTCAGCTTACTATATCGTTATTCGCCGCAACATCTCAAAATCGCCCTAGTTGACCCCAAACGAGTTACTTTTCCAGAGTTTGAACGTATGGCTTGGTTATATTCACCAGTCGTTAAAGATAGCGATCGCGCTACTGAACTTATGGAAGAATTAGTTATAGAAATGGAATCCCGTTATCAGCAGTTTGAAAAAGCTAGCTGTGCTGATTTAACTGCCTATAATCAGCGTTCCCAAAAACCCTTACCACGCATTGCCTGTATCTTTGATGAATATGCGGACTTTATGGCAGAAAAGGAAGTTCGCAAAGCCTTAGAACAAAGTATCAAACGTTTAGGCGCAATGGCAAGGGCTGCGGGGATTCATTTAATTATTGCTACTCAACGCCCAGAAGCCGGTGTTGTAACTCCCATTATTCGTTCTAACCTACCAGGAAGAGTTGCGTTGCGAACTGCAAGCGAAGCCGACTCAAAAATTGTGCTAGGAGGAACTGAAACATCCGCCGCTTACCTACTAGGCAAAGGTGATTTACTCTACCAAATCGGCCCCCAACTGCATCGCTTACAAAGCTTATTTGCTAAAACTATTCAAATACCATCTATTTAA
- a CDS encoding ParA family protein — protein MGYVIATANMKGGVGKTTLTVNLATCLAKNYGKRVLVLDLDTQISATLSLMSPLDFAKRRKQRLTFRYLIDDVINPDPNAKLTIQDIIQPNVCNLPGLSLLPGDIDLYDEFIVSEMLHKQTVALGEQNFENVWNRFERVLINNILKPVRDEYDFILLDCAPGYNLMTRSALAASDFYLLPAKPEPLSVVGIQLLERRIGQLKESHEQEAKINIKMLGIVFSMCNTNLLTGRYYKQVMHRVVEDFGVEQICKAQIPVDINVAKAVDSFMPAVLNAPQSAGSKAFLQLTQELLQKL, from the coding sequence ATGGGATATGTAATTGCAACAGCAAATATGAAAGGTGGCGTAGGTAAGACTACTCTCACCGTTAACTTAGCCACCTGTTTGGCAAAAAATTATGGTAAACGGGTACTGGTGTTAGATTTAGATACACAAATCAGCGCCACCCTCAGCTTAATGTCGCCTTTAGACTTCGCCAAACGGCGTAAACAACGACTCACATTTAGATATTTAATTGACGATGTAATTAATCCAGACCCCAACGCCAAGCTGACAATCCAAGATATTATTCAACCTAACGTTTGTAATCTCCCAGGATTAAGTTTACTCCCAGGAGATATCGATTTATACGATGAGTTTATCGTCTCAGAAATGCTACATAAGCAAACAGTAGCTTTAGGCGAACAAAATTTTGAAAATGTCTGGAACCGCTTTGAAAGAGTCTTGATTAATAACATCTTAAAGCCAGTACGCGACGAATATGATTTTATTCTTTTAGATTGCGCTCCTGGTTATAATTTAATGACTCGTAGCGCCTTAGCAGCCAGCGATTTTTACCTCTTACCAGCCAAACCAGAACCTTTATCTGTGGTGGGTATTCAACTTTTAGAAAGACGCATTGGGCAGTTAAAAGAAAGTCACGAACAAGAAGCGAAGATAAATATTAAAATGTTGGGAATTGTGTTTAGTATGTGCAACACTAATCTACTTACTGGTAGATATTACAAACAAGTGATGCACCGAGTTGTGGAAGATTTTGGTGTGGAACAAATTTGTAAGGCACAAATTCCAGTTGATATCAACGTTGCTAAAGCGGTAGATAGTTTTATGCCGGCTGTGCTGAATGCACCCCAGTCAGCAGGTTCTAAAGCATTTTTGCAATTAACCCAGGAGTTGTTGCAGAAGTTGTAG
- a CDS encoding glycosyltransferase family A protein has translation MDDKPFLTIVTATRGDFSEYWLEQLLKVKGNVQFILVYPPDGTIKNIDDSRVRSLKSPYKGEVIQRFTGLLNAESDYVLALDDDDFAHPDLVDFTQKYFQLFPESWVLRLKIQNIPYTDEARIKQEWEPNPEPEKLEICKKTPENPFPFQKGNYKGLLEVPIAPLDKSIDIRHILFPWHQRKDQNGIHFENFNNRIWQTALVKPALYELSNTMRIAGALTWLPAWSLDRLLGLFVQAKFYEKDKIIGHAPPKPEQIRYVVMDGSLKEPRQILLADLLLVKRYPQYGYLWNLIFWQIYTVPKVLAKLVKFKLIKGKQTTVSQT, from the coding sequence ATGGATGACAAACCGTTTTTAACAATTGTTACTGCAACACGCGGTGATTTTTCTGAATATTGGTTAGAGCAGTTATTAAAAGTTAAAGGTAATGTGCAGTTTATTTTAGTTTATCCACCTGACGGAACCATTAAAAATATAGATGATTCTAGAGTCAGGAGTTTAAAAAGTCCATATAAAGGTGAAGTGATTCAAAGATTTACAGGATTGCTCAACGCCGAGAGTGATTATGTTCTAGCATTAGATGATGATGATTTTGCTCATCCTGATCTTGTAGATTTCACACAAAAGTATTTCCAACTATTTCCAGAAAGCTGGGTTTTAAGACTAAAAATACAAAATATACCTTATACTGATGAAGCTAGAATTAAACAAGAATGGGAACCAAATCCTGAGCCTGAAAAATTAGAAATATGTAAGAAAACACCTGAAAATCCTTTTCCTTTTCAAAAAGGTAATTATAAAGGTTTGTTAGAAGTTCCCATTGCCCCTTTAGATAAATCAATAGATATTAGACATATATTATTCCCTTGGCATCAAAGAAAAGATCAAAACGGCATTCATTTTGAAAACTTTAATAATAGAATCTGGCAAACTGCGCTAGTTAAGCCAGCATTGTATGAATTATCAAACACCATGAGAATTGCAGGTGCATTAACTTGGCTACCCGCATGGAGTCTAGATAGATTACTAGGTTTATTTGTGCAAGCAAAGTTTTATGAAAAAGATAAAATAATCGGTCATGCTCCACCAAAGCCAGAACAAATTAGATATGTAGTTATGGATGGTAGTTTAAAAGAGCCTAGACAGATTTTATTAGCAGACTTACTATTAGTTAAACGTTATCCCCAATATGGATATTTATGGAATCTGATATTTTGGCAGATTTACACTGTACCAAAGGTATTGGCTAAGTTGGTTAAATTCAAGTTAATCAAAGGGAAACAAACAACTGTTAGCCAAACTTGA